The Daucus carota subsp. sativus chromosome 7, DH1 v3.0, whole genome shotgun sequence genome window below encodes:
- the LOC108193843 gene encoding zinc-finger homeodomain protein 6, translated as MEGLQSSLDFTSNSTQPNQDSSAPKLPSGQTLDQFRQFYVHQHQRPEPTQPDPDPDTIPDPDPPQLGAATSGAPNSSTPPAQLPRQEPEVASPVRCQYRECLKNHAASIGGHVVDGCGEFMPSGEEGTPEAFKCAACECHRNFHRREAEGGESRQFATPNVYYPHNPNGININSLRNANHQSQILPTRHQHRHFPNHFSHSLASPTGPVMMAFGGRGPEESSSEDLNMFQSPGGGQHMGLPSSYSGSKKRFRTKFTKEQKDRMHEVAEKMGWKIQKQDDEEVQQLCQELGVKRQVFKVWMHNNKQAMKKKQDQ; from the coding sequence ATGGAGGGACTGCAAAGTTCTCTAGATTTTACGAGTAATTCGACTCAACCTAATCAAGATTCTTCAGCTCCCAAGCTACCCTCAGGCCAGACCCTAGATCAGTTCCGCCAATTTTATGTTCATCAGCACCAGAGACCCGAGCCAACCCAACCAGACCCGGATCCGGACACGATTCCAGATCCAGATCCACCTCAATTAGGTGCAGCCACAAGTGGTGCACCAAACTCAAGCACACCACCAGCTCAGCTGCCAAGGCAGGAGCCTGAAGTGGCCTCACCGGTTCGATGTCAGTATCGAGAATGCCTTAAGAATCACGCGGCCAGCATCGGAGGCCATGTGGTGGATGGGTGCGGAGAGTTCATGCCTAGCGGAGAGGAAGGCACACCAGAAGCTTTTAAATGTGCAGCTTGTGAGTGTCATCGCAATTTTCATAGGAGAGAGGCCGAAGGAGGCGAATCGCGACAATTTGCTACTCCAAATGTATACTACCCTCATAACCCTAATGGCATAAATATAAATAGCTTGAGAAATGCGAATCATCAGAGCCAAATTCTTCCAACTCGTCATCAGCACCGCCATTTCCCTAATCACTTCTCGCATAGTTTGGCTAGTCCTACTGGACCTGTGATGATGGCCTTTGGCGGTAGAGGCCCGGAGGAGTCTTCGAGTGAGGACCTCAACATGTTTCAGTCCCCCGGGGGAGGCCAGCATATGGGATTACCCTCTTCATATTCGGGATCTAAGAAGAGGTTTAGGACGAAATTTACTAAAGAACAGAAAGATAGAATGCATGAAGTTGCGGAAAAAATGGGGTGGAAGATTCAGAAGCAAGACGACGAGGAGGTTCAGCAGTTGTGCCAAGAGTTGGGGGTGAAGAGACAAGTGTTTAAGGTTTGGATGCACAACAACAAACAAGCCAtgaagaagaaacaagatcaatGA